Proteins encoded in a region of the Rutidosis leptorrhynchoides isolate AG116_Rl617_1_P2 chromosome 9, CSIRO_AGI_Rlap_v1, whole genome shotgun sequence genome:
- the LOC139866768 gene encoding auxin response factor 5-like — translation MSMIEEKTGVQSLVEGVNLLKEMQDHCGVKKPIINSELWHACAGPLVTIPQIGSLVYYFPQGHSEQVAATTNRSATMQVPNYPNLPSQLLCQVLNTTLHVDKDTDEIHSQMSLQPLNSEKDVFPISDIEMKPSRHPYAYFCKNLTPSDTSTHGGFSVPRRAAEKLFPQLDFSMQPPTQELIVPDLHGHTWKFRHIYRGQPKRHLLTTGWSSFVGAKRLKAGDAILFIRDEKSQLLLGIRRANRQQTGSPSSVLSADSMHIGVLAAAAHAAANRSPFTIFYNPRACPSEFVIPLIKYRKSVSGIHLSTGMRFGMMFETEESGKRRYMGTITGISDVDPIRWPGSKWHNLEVQWDDPGCGDKQNRVSPWDIETPESLFSFPSLSNLKRPFSTIFTTEPTQWGNVGTRPFVNCTIPSISNQWSEQLVNMLTKTQTVNSIFPISPITQKTEHSPPEPTLNEVPILNELSTVEQLDPSLCGLFPIPGHETWGPHEDVYSCINFEVSNGGGSVVNPSASSVMLNEFKDSDSCNPCDNLVNKCSLTRDVQSQLTSSSNEELTDTGIVKNGSWKQVAPPLRVRTYTKIQKAGSVGRSIDVLSFKNYDELCSEIERMFGLEGLLNDSLGSGWKLVYVDYENDVLLVGDDPWEEFIGCVRCIRILSPCEVRQMGEEGMQLLNNSAAALEALIT, via the exons atgagcatgattgAAGAGAAAACTGGGGTACAAAGTTTAGTTGAAGGCGTGAACTTGTTGAAGGAAATGCAAGATCATTGTG GGGTAAAGAAGCCAATAATAAATTCAGAACTATGGCATGCATGTGCTGGACCACTGGTAACCATACCACAAATTGGAAGCCTTGTTTATTACTTCCCACAAGGACACAGTGAACAG GTTGCAGCAACAACTAATAGAAGTGCAACAATGCAAGTTCCTAACTATCCTAATCTTCCTTCTCAGCTATTGTGCCAAGTTCTAAACACTACCCTACAT GTGGACAAAGACACTGATGAGATCCATTCACAAATGAGCCTTCAACCTTTGAACTCT GAAAAAGATGTTTTTCCCATATCGGATATTGAAATGAAGCCAAGCAGGCATCCATATGCGTATTTTTGCAAGAATTTGACCCCGAGCGATACTAGCACACATGGTGGCTTCTCCGTTCCTCGTAGAGCAGCCGAAAAGCTTTTCCCACAACTG GATTTCTCAATGCAACCTCCAACACAAGAGCTTATCGTTCCAGATTTACATGGCCATACATGGAAATTTCGTCATATATATCGTG GGCAGCCAAAACGGCACCTTTTAACTACAGGATGGAGTTCGTTTGTTGGTGCAAAACGTCTTAAAGCAGGCGATGCAATTCTATTCATCAG GGATGAAAAATCACAATTATTATTGGGAATAAGACGTGCAAACCGTCAACAAACAGGTTCACCATCTTCGGTTTTATCTGCTGATAGCATGCACATAGGAGTTCTTGCTGCTGCAGCTCATGCTGCTGCTAATCGAAGCCCGTTTACAATATTTTACAATCCAAG GGCTTGTCCTTCCGAATTTGTAATCCCGTTGATTAAGTACCGAAAGTCCGTAAGTGGAATCCATCTTTCGACAGGTATGAGGTTTGGAATGATGTTTGAAACCGAAGAATCTGGAAAACGCAG GTATATGGGCACAATTACAGGCATAAGTGATGTGGATCCAATAAGGTGGCCCGGTTCGAAATGGCATAATCTTGAGGTACAGTGGGACGACCCAGGGTGCGGTGATAAGCAAAATCGAGTTAGTCCATGGGACATCGAGACTCCCGAAAGTCTTTTCAGttttccttcactctcaaatcttaaACGACCCTTCAGTACTATCTTCACAACAGAACCGACCCAATGGGGTAATGTGGGTACCCGCCCGTTTGTCAACTGTACCATCCCATCAATATCTAACCAATGGTCAGAACAGTTAGTCAACATGTTAACAAAAACTCAAACAGTTAACAGTATTTTCCCCATTTCACCTATTACTCAAAAAACCGAACATTCACCTCCCGAGCCTACTTTAAATGAGGTGCCGATTCTTAACGAGCTGTCTACTGTCGAGCAGCTCGATCCGTCTCTTTGTGGTTTATTCCCTATCCCCGGGCATGAAACCTGGGGTCCACACGAAGATGTTTATAGTTGTATTAATTTTGAGGTTAGTAATGGCGGTGGCTCAGTTGTAAATCCATCAGCCTCGAGTGTGATGCTGAATGAATTTAAAGATAGTGATTCGTGTAATCCATGTGATAATTTAGTCAACAAGTGTAGTTTGACCAGAGATGTTCAGTCACAGTTAACGTCATCTAGCAACGAAGAGTTAACTGACACTGGAATCGTGAAGAATGGCTCGTGGAAACAAGTAGCCCCACCTCTACGTGTGAGAACCTATACAAAG ATTCAAAAGGCGGGATCAGTAGGTAGATCAATAGATGTTTTGAGTTTCAAGAACTACGATGAACTGTGTAGTGAAATTGAAAGGATGTTTGGGCTCGAGGGGTTACTTAACGATTCGTTAGGTTCTGGATGGAAGTTGGTGTACGTGGATTACGAGAATGATGTTCTTCTTGTTGGTGATGATCCATGGGA GGAATTTATTGGGTGTGTTCGATGCATTAGGATTTTATCGCCTTGTGAAGTTAGGCAGATGGGCGAAGAGGGTATGCAGCTTCTGAACAACAGTGCAGCAGCATTGGAGGCGCTAATCACGTGA
- the LOC139868931 gene encoding peptidyl-tRNA hydrolase, chloroplastic-like translates to MNITTGILSSLRPLSSHSSTLIKFNRCNQFLISSFTSSYETKKLQSNWNSTFWRSNSMRSSSASPSVAGEPTEDNKPPKQYPWLIVGLGNPGKLYNRTRHNVGFEMVDAIAEAEGISLSSVSFKALFGKGSIGNTTLLLAKPQTFMNVSGESVGAIVSFYKIPPKQVLVIYDDLDLPFGKLRLLPKGGHGGHNGMKSVINHLKGSRDFPRLRIGIGRPPGKMEAASYVLRRFNKQESEELDFTFQTGIVRMLLLQGLDKSATFVNSQKPLKV, encoded by the exons ATGAATATTACCACCGGAATACTATCATCATTGCGCCCATTATCATCACATTCATCAACCCTAATTAAATTTAACCGCTGTAACCAATTTTTAATTTCATCGTTTACCTCATCATATGAAACCAAAAAACTTCAATCTAATTGGAATTCAACTTTTTGGAGAAGTAATTCAATGCGTTCATCATCTGCATCACCGTCGGTTGCCGGAGAACCGACGGAGGATAACAAGCCTCCAAAGCAATATCCGTGGTTGATTGTTGGTCTTGGAAACCCTGGAAAATTGTACAACCGTACAAGGCACAAT GTGGGGTTTGAAATGGTGGATGCTATAGCAGAAGCTGAGGGTATCTCACTGAGCAGTGTCTCCTTCAAAGCTTTATTTGGGAAAG GGTCTATTGGGAACACGACATTGTTGCTTGCTAAGCCACAAACTTTCATGAATGTTAGCGGTGAGTCT GTTGGAGCAATTGTTTCTTTCTATAAGATTCCACCAAAGCAAGTACTTGTG ATATACGATGACTTAGATTTGCCTTTTGGAAAGTTGAGGTTATTGCCGAAAGGTGGACATGGGGGTCACAACGG GATGAAGAGTGTGATTAATCACCTAAAAGGGAGCCGTGACTTTCCCCGTTTAAGAATAG GCATTGGGAGGCCTCCAGGCAAGATGGAAGCTGCTAGCTACGTTCTTCGACGATTTAACAAACAGGAAAGTGAAGAG CTGGATTTTACGTTTCAAACCGGCATTGTTCGAATGCTATTACTCCAAGGTTTAGATAAGAGTGCAACATTTGTGAATAGTCAAAAGCCCTTAAAAGTATAA
- the LOC139866450 gene encoding uncharacterized protein, with protein MDDSMDDSWTIRTSETDQKAIDQLYDVYPDLFTIVLHHGGYFRMGSEVVYTEGKIDYIDCFDIEKFCLGQLDSVMQELGYDPTRSVVYRFLKPNTNMDTGLNLLNDNEHRDYLLSCLEDGDVIYRQIDVYAEHEDMKGKRLWSEQINNDNLVVGGVHSDGSLVEGDNSEGSDSEDSDYIVDDENEILDVHVEMKDFNFNIDKNVEFMGNGCNSFEDDEVNIEGTELEVLNNDGFESYDSQSDEEGVRKKRIRNHKKEVEGSVQVGKTIFYLGQKFESKSEVRQAVRMHAIETRRKLVIVKNDKRRIRVKCEGLCINSKGGEIVSQSDLSKKTKCDVGPSKLRVKGGVVGKSKEKVTSQIKKAGESCSGKTNKWAKRELHIVCEWVLLVSKEKDSEEWEVRTYRHQHECQPARILKFCTYQFLSNRLVPQIQKNPKIPIKAVRSYLETETELIISEHKAYRAVRKATKMIQGDYKSQYAELRDYVCELKRGNVDTTVKFEVEPGTLKSETRVFKRIYICLGPLKKGFKAIGRDLLGLDGAFMKQPATGCILSAVGVDSNNGIYPVAYAIVEQECGSSWTWFLECLGQDLDLSTNSNFTFISDRQKGLIQAVTNVFPCAEHRHCLRHIHGNMKGDFRGVAYKNHLWRCASVTTVPEFEQAMQQLKEFDNEAFVWLAKIPAHQWARSHFTGRAVSDVLLSNMCECFNRWLVDARDKPIVTALEYIREYCMKRIVNVKKNISKTNGPLTPAATKLFDKIKSEAHQCTVLWGGDQRYQVSGKVNQYVVDMETRSCACRKWELTGIPCKHAIAVFYNMSENGLETGEPETWVHPVYLLDTWIKTYQYTIEPLNGRSLWPKAEGMFTLVSPKTISTPGRPKKKRRLSKNEVDVIGDSGKLSSKGKLKKCGTCGTYGHNKSTCTGEKKRSGNVDNKWTKKTVKVKLSSKKTMVVGKGKKKK; from the exons ATGGATGATTCAATGGATGATTCATGGACTATTCGTACATCAGAAACTGATCAAAAGGCTATCGACCAATTATACG ATGTATACCCTGATTTGTTCACGATTGTGTTACATCATGGTGGATATTTTAGAATGGGTAGTGAAGTTGTGTACACAGAAGGTAAAATTGATTACATTGATTGTTTTGACATTGAAAAGTTTTGTTTAGGACAACTGGATTCAGTCATGCAAGAATTAGGTTATGATCCCACCAGGTCTGTGGTATATCGTTTTCTTAAACCCAATACAAACATGGATACTGGGTTAAATCTTTTAAATGATAATGAACATAGGGACTATTTGCTTAGTTGTCTAGAAGATGGTGATGTGATTTATAGGCAAATTGATGTGTATGCTGAACATGAGGATATGAAAGGGAAGAGGTTATGGTCAGaacaaattaataatgataacttaGTAGTTGGTGGTGTTCACAGTGATGGGAGCTTAGTAGAGGGTGATAACAGTGAAGGTAGTGACTCTGAGGATAGTGATTACATTGTTGATGATGAAAATGAGATTTTGGATGTTCATGTAGAGATGAAAGATTTTAATTTTAACATTGATAAGAATGTAGAGTTTATGGGAAATGGCTGTAACTCATTTGAAGATGATGAGGTCAATATTGAGGGTACAGAATTGGAAGTGTTGAACAATGATGGTTTTGAAAGCTATGATTCTCAAAGTGATGAAGAAGGGGTAAGGAAGAAGAGAATTCGTAATCATAAAAAGGAGGTTGAAGGTAGTGTTCAAGTGGGAAAAACTATCTTCTATCTTGGACAAAAGTTTGAAAGTAAATCAGAGGTTAGGCAAGCTGTGAGAATGCATGCTATTGAAACTAGGAGAAAGCTAGTTATTGTTAAGAATGACAAAAGAAGAATTAGGGTTAAATGTGAAGGGTTGTGTATAAATTCAAAAGGTGGTGAGATAGTTAGTCAAAGTGATTTGTCAAAGAAGACAAAATGTGATGTGGGGCCCAGTAAATTAAGAGTTAAAGGTGGTGTAGTTGGGAAGAGTAAAGAGAAAGTGACTAGTCAAATTAAAAAAGCAGGGGAATCTTGTAGTGGGAAGACTAACAAATGGGCAAAAAGGGAATTACACATTGTTTGTGAGTGGGTGTTGTTGGTATCCAAAGAAAAAGATAGTGAAGAATGGGAGGTTAGAACCTACAGACACCAACATGAATGTCAACCTGCAAGAATACTAAAATTCTGCACTTACCAATTTTTATCAAATCGGTTGGTACCTCAAATTCAAAAGAATCCAAAGATACCAATTAAAGCTGTCAGATCATATTTGGAAACAGAAACTGAATTAATCATCAGTGAGCATAAAGCATATCGTGCTGTGAGAAAGGCAACAAAGATGATTCAAGGGGATTATAAATCTCAGTATGCTGAGCTCAGAGATTATGTTTGTGAATTAAAGAGAGGTAATGTTGATACTACTGTTAAGTTTGAGGTTGAGCCAGGAACCCTAAAGTCTGAAACTAGGGTTTTCAAGAGAATTTACATTTGTTTGGGACCATTGAAGAAGGGTTTTAAAGCAATAGGTAGAGATCTACTTGGGTTGGATGGTGCTTTTATGAAACAACCTGCAACTGGTTGTATTTTGAGTGCTGTAGGGGTTGATTCAAACAATGGCATATATCCTGTAGCATATGCCATTGTTGAACAAGAGTGTGGTTCATCCTGGACTTGGTTCTTAGAGTGCTTGGGTCAAGATCTTGACTTGTCTACcaattctaactttacttttatcaGTGACAGGCAAAAG GGTTTAATACAAGCTGTTACAAATGTGTTTCCTTGTGCTGAGCATAGACATTGCCTTAGACATATTCATGGGAATATGAAAGGGGATTTCAGGGGTGTTGCTTATAAGAATCACTTGTGGAGATGTGCTAGTGTAACAACAGTTCCTGAGTTTGAGCAGGCTATGCAACAATTGAAGGAGTTTGATAATGAAGCTTTTGTTTGGTTAGCTAAAATTCCTGCCCATCAGTGGGCAAGGAGTCATTTTACAGGAAGGGCTGTATCAGATGTGTTGCTCAGTAACATGTGTGAGTGTTTCAACAGATGGTTAGTTGATGCACGTGACAAACCCATAGTTACAGCTTTAGAATACATCCGAGAGTATTGCATGAAGAGAATTGTTAATGTAAAGAAAAACATTTCCAAGACTAATGGCCCTTTAACACCTGCAGCCACCAAATTGTTTGACAAAATCAAATCTGAGGCTCACCAGTGTACTGTCTTATGGGGTGGAGATCAAAGGTACCAAGTGAGTGGAAAAGTTAATCAATATGTTGTGGATATGGAGACTAGATCATGTGCTTGTAGAAAGTGGGAACTAACAGGGATACCTTGTAAGCATGCAATTGCAGTGTTTTATAACATGAGTGAAAATGGTTTGGAAACTGGTGAACCAGAAACATGGGTTCATCCAGTGTATTTGTTAGATACATGGATCAAAACTTACCAATACACCATTGAGCCATTGAATGGGAGAAGCTTATGGCCAAAGGCAGAAGGCATGTTCACTCTGGTATCACCAAAGACTATTTCCACACCTGGTCGTCCAAAAAAGAAAAGAAGGTTGTCCAAAAATGAAGTTGATGTCATTGGTGATAGTGGTAAACTTAGCTCAAAAG GCAAGCTAAAGAAGTGTGGCACATGTGGTACTTATGGACACAATAAGAGTACTTGTACAGGTGAGAAGAAAAGAAGTGGGAATGTGGATAACAAGTGGACAAAAAAGACAGTGAAAGTTAAGCTATCTTCAAAGAAGACAATGGTAGTTGgaaaagggaagaagaagaagtga
- the LOC139867204 gene encoding protein SPA, chloroplastic, which produces MSSATSLRSPFLSPPASTSALKLSSSSHIHLLSYKWSRSQRYPHLIKAELDQNTVVAVAVGVISVAAGLGIPIFYESQIDNAAKRDNTQPCFPCSGTGAQSCRFCTGSGNVTVELGGGEKEVSRCINCDGAGSLTCTTCQGSGIQPRYLDRREFKDDD; this is translated from the exons ATGTCATCTGCAACATCACTTCGGTCACCATTTCTTTCACCTCCTGCATCAACTTCTGCTTTGAAGCTTTCTTCATCTTCACATATCCATTTGCTTTCATACAAATGGTCAAGAAGTCAACGTTATCCACACCTCATCAAAGCTGAACTTGACCAAAACACG GTGGTGGCTGTAGCAGTTGGAGTTATTAGTGTTGCAGCTGGACTTGGCATTCCCATTTTCTACGAATCGCAGATTGATAATGCC GCAAAACGAGATAACACGCAGCCATGCTTCCCCTGCAGTGGAACCGGAGCAC AATCGTGCAGATTTTGCACAGGAAGTGGTAATGTAACTGTCGAGCTTGGAGGCGGAGAAAAAGAAGTGTCGAGATGCATCAATTGTGACGGTGCTGGTTCTTTGACTTGTACCACTTGTCAAGGCAGTGGGATTCAACCTAGATACCTTGACCGAAG GGAATTCAAGGATGACGACTAG